In a single window of the Caldalkalibacillus thermarum genome:
- a CDS encoding IclR family transcriptional regulator has translation MKETKGLINAVDRALRILDLFTDQQPELKLTEISKTLNLHKSTVHGLLRTLAHHGYISQNPETGKYRLGLKFLEKSDRVLHALDLRKIANPHLREIAKKYGESTHLVILEGGEAIYIDKIEGHLAIGMYSRIGKRAPIYCTAVGKVLVSEKPEWELKEIVQNQNYIRHTKNTINSADELLEEIRRVRELGYGMDDEELEIGLRCIAVPVRNNTGSIVAAISISGPTMRLSNKVLPEVVDSMKKAAAQISSELGYQKDRELPI, from the coding sequence GTGAAAGAAACAAAAGGGCTCATTAATGCAGTTGACCGGGCATTACGAATCCTGGATTTATTTACTGATCAGCAGCCTGAATTAAAATTAACAGAGATCAGCAAAACGCTTAATTTGCACAAAAGTACTGTTCATGGTCTGTTACGCACTCTTGCTCATCATGGTTATATTTCTCAAAATCCAGAAACAGGAAAGTACCGGCTTGGGCTTAAATTTTTGGAAAAGAGCGACAGAGTATTGCATGCACTAGATCTCCGTAAAATCGCTAATCCTCATTTGCGAGAAATTGCTAAAAAATACGGCGAGAGTACCCACTTAGTGATATTGGAGGGTGGAGAAGCCATCTATATTGATAAAATTGAAGGCCACCTGGCCATCGGTATGTATTCCCGAATCGGTAAACGGGCTCCAATATATTGTACGGCAGTGGGAAAGGTTTTAGTTTCAGAAAAACCAGAATGGGAGCTTAAGGAGATTGTCCAAAACCAGAACTATATTAGGCATACCAAGAATACAATTAATAGTGCAGATGAATTATTGGAAGAAATTAGACGCGTCAGAGAGTTAGGGTATGGCATGGATGATGAAGAGTTAGAGATTGGATTGCGGTGTATCGCTGTTCCTGTGCGCAATAATACGGGTTCCATTGTAGCTGCCATTAGTATCTCAGGTCCTACAATGCGCCTCAGTAACAAGGTACTCCCTGAAGTGGTCGATAGCATGAAAAAAGCCGCTGCCCAGATATCGTCAGAATTGGGTTACCAAAAAGATAGAGAGCTGCCAATTTAA
- the gucD gene encoding alpha-ketoglutaric semialdehyde dehydrogenase GucD — protein MTQTYLNYINGEWKASASGQTIKSINPANVNEVVGEIQASTADDVQEAVQAAKAAQRTWKKMSGAERGHILYKAADILESRLDEIAESMTREMGKTLPEAKGETMRGVHLLRYYAGEGLRKVGDVIPSMDGKTHLYTTRVPLGVVGIITPWNFPVAIPIWKIAPALIYGNTVVFKPASDTGVTAAKVVEVFAQAGLPKGVLNFVTGSGSRVGNAIIEHDDIHGISFTGSNSTGRYIAQTAAARGVKYQLEMGGKNPAIVDEECDLDLAVTQVINGAMKSTGQKCTATSRALIHRNIYEQFKAKLLDELQKITIGDGLQDGVWMGPVANKNQLDTILKMIEKGKSEGGKILFGGEVPEGEQYKNGYFIQPTVFESVSPKADIAQEEIFGPVLVLIPVDSLEEAFEIANDVRFGLSASLFTTNVNKALSFIDEIDAGMVRINGETAGVEPQAPFGGMKESSSHSREQGRAAIEFYTSIKTVSICR, from the coding sequence ATGACACAAACTTATCTCAATTACATCAACGGAGAATGGAAAGCTTCTGCATCCGGTCAAACCATCAAGAGCATCAACCCGGCTAACGTTAATGAGGTCGTTGGGGAAATCCAAGCTTCAACTGCAGACGATGTTCAAGAAGCTGTTCAGGCGGCTAAAGCAGCTCAGAGAACATGGAAAAAAATGTCTGGCGCCGAACGAGGCCATATTTTGTATAAAGCAGCTGACATTTTGGAAAGTCGCCTAGATGAAATTGCCGAATCCATGACCCGGGAAATGGGAAAAACGCTCCCTGAGGCCAAAGGAGAAACGATGCGTGGTGTTCATCTGTTGCGCTATTATGCTGGGGAAGGCTTACGCAAAGTAGGGGATGTCATCCCGTCAATGGATGGGAAAACTCATCTTTATACGACCCGCGTCCCCTTGGGCGTTGTTGGTATCATTACCCCGTGGAACTTCCCAGTGGCCATTCCGATTTGGAAGATTGCCCCTGCTCTCATTTACGGCAATACCGTTGTCTTTAAGCCAGCCAGTGACACAGGGGTAACAGCAGCAAAAGTGGTTGAGGTCTTCGCACAGGCTGGTTTGCCAAAAGGAGTGCTTAATTTTGTCACTGGAAGCGGATCCCGTGTGGGTAATGCCATTATTGAACATGACGATATTCATGGTATCTCCTTTACTGGATCTAACTCAACGGGCCGTTATATTGCCCAAACTGCTGCTGCCCGGGGCGTAAAATATCAGCTTGAAATGGGAGGGAAAAATCCTGCCATCGTCGATGAAGAGTGTGATTTGGACTTGGCCGTCACCCAAGTCATCAATGGAGCCATGAAGTCGACGGGACAGAAATGTACGGCAACGAGCCGGGCTTTGATCCATCGCAACATTTATGAGCAATTTAAAGCTAAACTGCTTGATGAACTTCAAAAAATCACCATTGGAGACGGTTTGCAAGATGGCGTTTGGATGGGGCCTGTAGCCAACAAAAACCAGCTCGATACCATTCTCAAGATGATTGAAAAAGGCAAAAGTGAAGGCGGCAAGATTCTTTTCGGCGGGGAAGTGCCAGAAGGTGAGCAGTACAAGAACGGTTACTTTATTCAACCAACCGTGTTCGAAAGCGTCTCTCCCAAAGCAGACATTGCTCAGGAAGAGATTTTTGGTCCGGTTCTGGTGCTTATTCCAGTGGACAGTTTAGAGGAAGCTTTTGAAATTGCTAACGACGTCCGTTTTGGACTCAGTGCTTCTCTGTTTACCACTAACGTGAATAAAGCACTGTCATTTATAGATGAGATAGATGCCGGTATGGTTCGTATTAATGGTGAAACAGCTGGTGTGGAGCCCCAAGCACCATTTGGCGGCATGAAGGAATCCAGTTCACATTCCCGTGAACAAGGACGTGCTGCTATTGAATTTTACACTTCCATTAAGACTGTTTCCATTTGTCGTTAA
- a CDS encoding UPF0236 family transposase-like protein: protein MATEVAYRKSEKMLKQLGIPIGHETIRNHVQRYGEAIKHKQEQWNKDEASGKRASEIIMVESDGIYVSLQGKDRKKSKRHEIKVGCQYEGWEKADPAGSKYCLKNLHVLATVDSSEAFWDLDAMSKGKESL, encoded by the coding sequence CTGGCGACAGAAGTAGCCTATCGTAAAAGTGAAAAGATGTTGAAGCAGCTGGGCATACCGATAGGCCATGAGACCATTCGCAACCATGTTCAAAGATATGGGGAAGCGATCAAACACAAACAGGAGCAATGGAATAAGGATGAGGCCAGTGGAAAACGTGCGAGTGAGATCATCATGGTGGAGTCCGATGGGATTTACGTTTCCCTGCAAGGCAAAGACCGGAAGAAAAGCAAGCGACATGAGATCAAAGTGGGCTGCCAATATGAAGGGTGGGAAAAGGCAGATCCTGCCGGGAGCAAGTACTGCTTGAAGAACCTACACGTGTTGGCCACCGTCGATTCAAGTGAGGCTTTTTGGGACCTTGACGCAATGTCGAAGGGAAAAGAAAGTCTCTAA
- a CDS encoding fumarylacetoacetate hydrolase family protein encodes MNIVRFLDEQGTAVLGVLEGEEIYEITTLHPEACRDIVTLAQHAKNVGQTPSQLISSLNYRQQEKVYRLQNVELLTPVDAPEVWACGVTYERSRDARNIEMKEKPEGLTFYDKVYEAERPEIFFKSTSARTVHPHQPVCIRSDSEWQVPEPEVGLVINGSGEIIGYTAGNDMSSRDIEGENPLYLPQAKIWRNSCSFGPTIRLAETVDDPYNMDIVCRIYREEKLIFEGSANTSQLKRKFHELINYLLRDNEVFDGTVLLTGTCIVPPDEFTLQEGDLIEIEVSGVGTLSNPVALATRTGVQKS; translated from the coding sequence ATGAATATCGTTCGCTTTTTAGATGAACAAGGAACAGCAGTTTTGGGTGTCTTAGAAGGGGAAGAGATCTATGAGATCACTACTCTTCATCCCGAAGCATGCCGGGACATTGTCACCCTGGCTCAGCATGCCAAAAATGTCGGTCAGACCCCTTCTCAATTGATTTCCTCATTAAACTATAGGCAGCAGGAAAAAGTTTACCGTCTGCAGAACGTTGAATTGTTAACTCCTGTTGATGCACCTGAAGTGTGGGCTTGTGGGGTGACATACGAGCGGAGCCGGGATGCAAGAAATATAGAAATGAAAGAAAAGCCCGAAGGACTTACGTTCTACGATAAGGTTTATGAAGCCGAACGTCCGGAAATTTTCTTCAAGTCCACGTCAGCCCGGACTGTTCACCCTCATCAACCAGTTTGCATCCGTTCTGATTCAGAGTGGCAAGTGCCAGAACCTGAGGTCGGTTTGGTTATTAATGGATCAGGTGAGATCATCGGTTATACTGCCGGTAATGACATGAGCAGCCGTGACATCGAAGGAGAAAATCCTCTCTATCTTCCTCAAGCTAAAATTTGGCGCAACTCATGCTCATTCGGTCCGACGATCCGTTTAGCTGAGACGGTGGATGACCCTTATAATATGGACATTGTGTGTCGTATTTACAGAGAAGAAAAGCTCATCTTTGAAGGCAGTGCTAATACGTCCCAGTTAAAACGCAAATTTCATGAACTCATTAACTATCTCCTCCGGGACAATGAGGTCTTCGACGGTACAGTTCTCTTAACTGGTACTTGTATTGTTCCTCCTGACGAATTTACCCTGCAGGAAGGAGATCTCATCGAAATTGAAGTATCCGGTGTGGGAACCTTGTCCAATCCTGTTGCTCTGGCGACACGGACAGGAGTACAAAAATCTTAA